The sequence TGCAAAAGTAATTAATCCAGTCAGAAAGCTAACTAACAAGAATAAATTATCAGCAAAATCCCTTACAAGGGAAAGAAAGACATAGTAAGTAGCAAAGTTACTAGCAGTAGCACTCACCAATGAGGGGTATGCTTGACTAACTTCATTAAAGCAAAATCCATATATTTTAACACAGATTAAACATGTAGATGAAAAGCTACTTCTTTTCTAAATTTTAATTAGTTCTAGAAGTTCAAGTACACAAAAGCAAAAGCCAATTAAAACAGCTCTAACCAGCAGAGGCACTTAACAACTGATTGTTTCCCTAATCATGCCGGAAGCAAGGAGCCATAAGGCAAATTTTGGCACAAAGTCACACCTCAAAACCTGATCGATTACTATGGTAAAGATAATGGCTTGTATCAATATAACTATTTTTTAAGAGCGCCAAAAcgtttattaaaatattcttacaCAACGTAATATACTCAACTCTGCATTATTTTACAATATACTTGAAACAATCAATCTTGTTAAATACATTATTCTCGAAGTCATTAGTGATAACTTCTTTGTACCCTTTTTATCCCGAGTTTGCTATTTTAGCATATCTTGTTCTGTTATTACTTGTCACCAATACTTTCTTTAGTTTGCTATCAGTGTTCTTTTCATATTCTCTATTGCTATCAGACCGCGGGTTTAGTTTCTCTAAATAGATGTCTTGCTATTACTTGCTATAGGtacttctttcattttctttatgGCTATCTTcaatttattttcctaatatatTGTCTTTGCTATGTATTGATATATTATTCCTAATATATCAACGCTTCTTACATCTTCCTTAGCCAAGGGCCTATCGGAGACAGTTTCTCTGCcctcccagggtaggggtaaggttgcgtacaccctaccctccccagatctcaCTTGTGAGATTTCACTGTGATGTTGTTGTTGCATTAGTGGTATCTTCACACTCTTGCCAAGAGCTTCGTTATGCATATGCTAACAGGAGGTGGTGGTGGTTTTCAGATGGTCACTTGGTTTGATTAAAACTAATTATATTTCTTTTCTTTAGGGCATTGTTGCGTTGAACCAGAGAAGTTTGGGTAAGCAACTTGCGACTTGAAGGACACGGTCCGTTGTGATTGAGTCAGACTTGATAGAATTTGATCAATATTATTGGCCGTGACAGAAAAATTCTATAATTTTGGCAAGAAAACTATTGTGACACTGGTGATATATTCACCAGTCATGTAACCTATATCCTGAAACTGCAGTACTACCAATCAGAGGCGAATATAGCATTATAAgtacgggttcaattgaacccataactttccgCGCGGAACATAAATTTATATgtacgggttcaattgaacccataactttccgCACAGAGcataaatttattaaaattaatataaacagtagatatgaacccataactttaaaattataatgggttcaatgtcaaaaatcttaaaagttgaacccataggaactaaatcctggatccgcctctgctaCCGATATCATCAGCACTACCAATATCATCTACTGAGGCATACAAGCTAATCTATCTTTTCCTGTGGTTGAcatgaaaaagaatcaaaatgaAGGTCTCTCCAAGTGCAACTTTCACAAGATGCATTCCATGGCTCCCTCGGAGTCGATCAATTTATGTATTAATGATTTGATACCCCAGTTCGTCGAAAGAGAGAGTGCAGTGCTTTTCTCCTGGTAGCACATACCCACTGTCTTGGCATCTCAATGTCATCTCCAATAACAGTTGGCACATGCCAACAACCATGCTCTGACTCCTGAATAACAATTGAATACGGTGGCGGCATATGGAGCTTAAGTCCATCATCCCTTGAAGCTGTCATCCGGATCTGATGTTTTTCCTTCCATCTGGGGAAAAAGCTAGTGCCCAATAGTTGGAACAAGTGGTCTCTCATCTCATCATTTGTCAAAAGCAAACCTTTGGAACTGACAGCAGCATATAACCAGTACCAATCATCATTTGAACCATGTGGAGTGGCATAAAGTGCACCCGCTTTTTTCCAGCTTTCTAACAACTGCTTGTTATTAGGATGTTGAGCAGGACCACCAGTTGCACGACTTTTGTGCAAAATAACTAGCGGAAGTTTCTTTGATTTACTCATCTGTCTTAATTTATTGACAACATTTCTgagctgagagaaattaaaacTTCGTTGAGTGATAAGGCCGACATTTGCACCATCCACCACAGCATCGAATGGACCATGCTTCTGAAGCCACTCCTGAAATTGCACAAAATTAGCCTTAACCTCTCTTTCACAAGCCAATTTTGCCAAGGAATTAGCAAAGTTCTCTGTCTCCTTAGGATCAATGTCAATGCACACAAGCTTTTCCCCACACAAACGACAAACTCCAGAGCTATCCATCTCGGCTCTCACCACGGTCCAATTCCCCTTTCCCAACCAGCCTTGTCCATGCCAACCACCCCCTCCTTTCACAACACCTTCCTTCACTTTCCCAACATCCCAATTCTCCATCCCAACCTCTGCAGCATATTCAGACTTAAACCAGTCCTCTATCACACCAGCCGTCTCTTCACACACCTGCCTTACACTTGCCCTTAATCTATGCATCGTCTCATATACTTTATCAGCCCTTTTGGACAGAGAACTAACTTTTAACAGTGCAGAAAGCTCTGCTTCCTCAGCCACAACCCCTGATTCCCCCATATGTATGTCAACTTCATACGCATTATCAGCCATTCCCTTATCACAAAACCCAAACAACGCTGGCCCATATGATCTTAACTTCGGAGGAACACCACAACTCTTCATTTTCTTCACTATATCAAAAGCCATTTTTGGGTCTTGCTTAGCAAGCGCCAATCTAGCAGCACTAGTGAACGTGGCCTCATTAGGAGTAACACCATTTACACCCATCTGTTTGAAAATCTCAAATCCTTTTTCAATACCAAATTCCTTGGTACAAGAAGCAGAACAAAGATAAAGCAACACATTATAATGATGAACATTGAGTGAAATGTTGTTTAACTTAGCTTCTTCATAAAGGCGAAGGGCTTCCTGTAAGTCACCGTGTTTTGAACACTGGTCTAGCTTATGGCGCAGCACGCTTTCAGGGGCGTCACGCCGGGCTTTCTTGGTGGACCTGCTATTGGAGAAGGTTTTACTTGTCGGTTGTTGGAGGAAAGCAGCGGAAGTGCAGAGATGGGTCTTTTGGTTCATGGAAAAGGGATCTGTATGTGGGAATTTGGTATGAATTGGTTTAAAGAAGTGGATAGTATGGGGAAGTTGAAATGGATAAGGGGTTTTTgtgagaagagagaagaagggtgaggttttagaaagacaaggTGAAAAATAACCCATGCGACGAAAGACCATTGCTGGGGATATGAATGACTCTTCGGACTACTGTCGTAACGGATTGGTCTCTTACATCGGTGGAAGCTTGAACGCCTGAGAAGAAGATGGTGAAAACAGTgttaaaatataaacatttgtAATTTACAATACATGGAAAAAACAAGAGAGGGTTGCTcaagtggtaagcaccctccacctCCAACCAAGGTTATGGGTTTGATTCACCAAGGGAGTAAAGTGAGAAGCTCCTGGGGAGGGATTAAAAACTTTAAATAAAGAAACTTCGTAAACGAACTTTTCTGACATCattatttgaagaaaatagaggaaaCAATTTGCATATTAGTCAAGTAATTGAGTAAAATAAGAACAAATATGTTACTAATGTTTAACTCCAGTCCACAAGGATAGTGCGTATAGTTTAgtatatctaaaaataaaagcaataagCAACTATATGTCGTTAATAATGTGTAGTAACTGTTGGTTAGATGTTAGAATAATTTACAGTAACGCTGAAAACAAAACATAAACAAGAGCAATATGCAACACGCGTGAATATGAGCCATGTCCACATTGgatcccaaaaatatttcctttttgatATAGTAGCAGTTTTTTGAATTCCCAAAACTAAGAACCATATTCCTGAGATAGTCCTGGGAAGGAAAGAAATGCATACAACTGTGTAAcgtaataatatatctttatataCAATCAACAGAGTAAACAATATTCCACTGAAATATCAACTTTAAAATTAAAATGTATTAAGCATCCACCTCATTAGGTTAAGCCTGCATGATAGTTTGAAAACTTTTAGTACTAGATTCAGTGTTTTTAAGGAAAATGTTGCCCTCAATGTAGTAGTTAGATGTGGAGTTATTGAATGCAGAGAGGTAAAGCAAACTAAATTGAAGGCCTACGagtttgatttttatcatttcaGTAAAAGAACCCCTATAGGAAGTTAGATTCAACTATACAATATTGGGAAAATAGACATCACTAATTTATAGCCCTAGCTCCAATTCATATGTATAATAACCAATAGAATCACATAATTCCTCAACCGAAAGAACAAAAAAGGAACAAGCCATGTGCAGAATGAAATAATAcgcaaaaaaagtaaaaagtaaagAGCAGAGAGACCATACTAACCTGAACACTGTAGGGAGAAGAGAAACGAACAAAGAAAGGTAGATGGGGGACTCTGAGCTTAGAATACTGTAGATAGATGAAGAATGTAGAGCGAATTTGAGAGAGAAGCGAAAATCCAGAAATGGAGGAGGTGGCTGCTGTTCAATTCGAACGGGATGGTTTGAGCTATTTGTCCTATGGTATGTTAGGAGTATTAAAACATTGAAATGTCAGAATTACCCTTGATCGACCACTTTGTCGAATGATAAGAATTTGTGGTTCAAAAGCAAGAATTTGCTATTGGCcagttttttctcttcttttaaaTTCAATGCCATTGTTTGGATAGGATAACAGAGCTAAAGATTTTGAAGGCCCCACTGATCACTCTCACTATCCTCTCTCCTTCACTACTCTTTCCAAGCAATTCTTCTTCCCCTGCATTACACAGCAACAGAAAGAAAGAAGGAATGGTCTCTTTTGCTTCAACATTTCCGTCTTTGGTTTCACTGGTTCCTTCTCTATCTTCCATTACCAATGCCTCCAGATACCCTCCTCAACCTGTAAAAGCTACCTCCTTTTTTCTTACTTCTCTTCTTTAACATGCTATACTTTATATGTATCTTTTCCTCGAAATGTTAATTTGGTTTTAACAATCTTTAAATTTGTTTCTCTTGAATGTAACTTTCAGCTTATTTTTGTTAGTAGAATTCATGGTACGGTAAGTTGTGAGGTTGGGCAGAATTTGTACTAAGTGAATTTGGTTTTTCTCCAGAATGGCATTGACTTTATACTGAAtgttcttgattttctttttctttttatgaatATTTCAGGGTATGATTTGTTGTAAGTTTGGACCAGAGCTTAACAGTGAGGATCGCTGCTTTCGTAGACGTGATGTTCTTCACTCCATAGGAGCAGCAGTAGGCATGGTGAGTTTTGTGTTTCAGTTTTAAGCAGGATTTCTGAGTTGGGATAATTTAATGAGAGAAACTTCAACAATGTAGTATAGTCCCAATCATCCAATATGCATCTTGACCACTTACATTGTGTCTAATATTTTCACATTAACTGTCAATAGAAGAAATGAATTAACTTCAACAATGTTGAGTAGCTAAGAACTCATTCATTTTAGTAAAAAAGTACTTA is a genomic window of Nicotiana tabacum cultivar K326 chromosome 16, ASM71507v2, whole genome shotgun sequence containing:
- the LOC107821469 gene encoding proteinaceous RNase P 1, chloroplastic/mitochondrial; translation: MVFRRMGYFSPCLSKTSPFFSLLTKTPYPFQLPHTIHFFKPIHTKFPHTDPFSMNQKTHLCTSAAFLQQPTSKTFSNSRSTKKARRDAPESVLRHKLDQCSKHGDLQEALRLYEEAKLNNISLNVHHYNVLLYLCSASCTKEFGIEKGFEIFKQMGVNGVTPNEATFTSAARLALAKQDPKMAFDIVKKMKSCGVPPKLRSYGPALFGFCDKGMADNAYEVDIHMGESGVVAEEAELSALLKVSSLSKRADKVYETMHRLRASVRQVCEETAGVIEDWFKSEYAAEVGMENWDVGKVKEGVVKGGGGWHGQGWLGKGNWTVVRAEMDSSGVCRLCGEKLVCIDIDPKETENFANSLAKLACEREVKANFVQFQEWLQKHGPFDAVVDGANVGLITQRSFNFSQLRNVVNKLRQMSKSKKLPLVILHKSRATGGPAQHPNNKQLLESWKKAGALYATPHGSNDDWYWLYAAVSSKGLLLTNDEMRDHLFQLLGTSFFPRWKEKHQIRMTASRDDGLKLHMPPPYSIVIQESEHGCWHVPTVIGDDIEMPRQWVCATRRKALHSLFRRTGVSNH